The genomic segment CTGCGGGGGGCGTACGAGGTCGAGCGGACGTGGCGGGCCGGCGCAGGTGCCGTGTCCCTCCTCGTGCTCCGCTGAGCCCCGCGCCCCGGGCCCTGCGCGGCGCGCCCTGTGCCAGGCTGGCCCCCCGGCAGCGAGGGGCAGCGAGTGACGAGGAGGCACGCAGGTGGCAGCAGCGCGGGTGCGCGGGGTGGTGGCGCGGGGCAAGGGGCAGCCGGTCTCGCTCGAGACGGTGCTCGTGCCCGAGCCGGGTCCGGGCGAGGCCCGGGTGCGGGTGCAGGCGTGCGGGGTGTGCCACACGGACCTGCACTACCGCGAGGGCGGCATCAACGACGACTTCCCGTTCCTGCTGGGCCACGAGGCCGCGGGCGTCGTGGAGTCCGTCGGGCCGGACGTCGCGGACCTCGCCGTCGGCGACTACGTGGTGCTCAACTGGCGCGCCGTCTGCGGCCACTGCCGCGCCTGCCTGCGGGGGCGCCCCTGGTACTGCTTCGCCACGCACAACGCCACCCAGCGCATGACGCTCGAGGACGGCACGCCGCTGGCGCCGGCGCTGGGCATCGGCGCCTTCGCCGACCTCACGCTCGTGGCCGCCGGGCAGTGCACGAAGGTCGACGAGCGCGCGCGGCCGGCGGTCGCCGGCCTGCTGGGCTGCGGCGTCATGGCCGGCATCGGTGCGGCGATCAACACCGGCGGGGTGACGCGCGGGGACTCGGTGGCGGTCATCGGGTGCGGCGGCGTGGGCGACGCGGCGATCGCCGGGGCGCGCCTCGCGGGCGCGTCCACGATCGTCGCGGTCGACGTCGACGAGCGGAAGCTGGAGCGGGCCCGGGGCTTCGGCGCCACCCACACGGTCGACGCGCGCGAGC from the Vallicoccus soli genome contains:
- a CDS encoding S-(hydroxymethyl)mycothiol dehydrogenase, yielding MAAARVRGVVARGKGQPVSLETVLVPEPGPGEARVRVQACGVCHTDLHYREGGINDDFPFLLGHEAAGVVESVGPDVADLAVGDYVVLNWRAVCGHCRACLRGRPWYCFATHNATQRMTLEDGTPLAPALGIGAFADLTLVAAGQCTKVDERARPAVAGLLGCGVMAGIGAAINTGGVTRGDSVAVIGCGGVGDAAIAGARLAGASTIVAVDVDERKLERARGFGATHTVDAREQDVVEAVQGLTGGFGADVVIEAVGRPETYRQAFYARDLAGTVVLVGVPTPQMELTLPLLDVFGRGGALKSSWYGDCLPSRDFPMLVDLYLQGRLPLDGFVTEEVGIGDVEEAFHRMESGDVLRSVVVMEGQG